The genomic stretch CGCGTCCGGGAAGGCCCGATAGAGCTCGGGAACCCGTCCGGTCATGGAGCCGGAGTGCCAATGCTCAAGGACACGACCGGTGCACAGCCAGAGATCATACTCTTTGTCGGGCATCTCTGGGGGAGGCTCATAGGGAGCGGCGATGATCCAGGCCTTTTTGTCGGGCTTGCCGTAGAACTGGAAGTCGCTGCCCTTCTCCACGTGGGGATCGTAGCCTTCTTTGAAGCGCCACAAGGTCTCCTTGCCGTCGATCACCGGCCAACGCATGCCACGGGCCTTGTGATAGTCGTCGAAGGGGGCCAGCTCATGACCCTTCTTGGGACCGTCGGAAGAGAAGCGACGATACTCCTCGAAGAGACCCTTCTGGATGTAAAATCCGAAGTGTTCCATCTCGTCGTTCTGGTAGGTGTTGCCAGCGCTGTCAGTGACCTTGGTCGCCGGGAACCGATCCACCTGACCGTTGCGATAGAGCACATCATAAAGGGTCTTGCCACGATATTCCGGCATCTGCTTGATCAGATCCTCGGTCCAGACATCCTCAACCTTGAGATATTTGGAAAATTCGACGATCTGCCAGAGGTCGGATTTCGCCTCACCCGGAGCTGAGACCTGCTGACGCCAAAACTGGGTGCGCCGCTCGGCGTTGCCGTAAGCCCCTTCTTTTTCGGTCCACATGGCGGTAGGCAGCACCAGATCCGAAGCCTGGGCGGAAACCGTGGGATAGGGATCGGTGGTGATGACAAAGTTTTCCGGATCCCGGGCGCCTTTGAGCCAGGGATTCAGGTTGGCAAAATCCTGGAAAGGATTGGCGCATTGGACCCAGAGGACGTTGACCTTTTTGTCTTCCAGGGCGCGCATCATCGCCACAGCATGGGTACCGGGTTTGCCGGGGATGGTGCCGGAGGGGAGCTTCCAAACCTTTTCGGCAAACTTCCGATGGGGCTCTTTCATCACCACCAGGTCAGCCGGGAGACGATGGGCGAAGGTACCCACTTCACGGGCGGTGCCGCAGGCGGAGGGCTGACCGGTCAGGGAGAAGGGACCGTTGCCGGGCTGGGAAATCTTACCTGTGAGCAGATGGATGTTATAGACCAGGCCGTTCATCCAGGAACCCCGGGTGTGTTGATTCATACCCATGGTCCAGTAGGAGACGATCTTGAGCTTGGGATCGGCATACATCTTGGCCAGCTCTTCCAGCTTCTCTTTGGGCACCCCGGAAATTTCGGCGGTGTGCTCGAAGGTGTAGGTGGAGAGAAACTTGGCGTAAGCATCCATGTCGATGGGCTGGGAGCCAACCTGGGCCTTGCGGGGGCTGGAATTCTTGGCAGCCTTTTCCAGGGGATGGTCGGGCCGGAGGCCATAGCCGATGTCGGTGTTGGCCAAGCGCAGGTTGACGTGCTTGTTGACAAAGTCGCTGTTGACCGCACCCGACTGCACGATGTAGTTGGCAATGCAGTTGGCAATGGCCAGATCGGTCTGGGGCTTGAAGACCATTTCCAGGTCGGCCAGATCGGTCACACGGTTGGTCAAGGTGGTGAGATTGACCAGCTTCGCACCCTTGGTGAGCTTGGTGTCGGTCAGACGGGAGAAGAGAATAGGATGCATCTCCGCCATGTTGGCGCCCCACAGCACGAAGGCGTCGGCATGCTCCAGATCGTCGTAGCAACCCATGGGCTCGTCGATGCCGAAAGCCCGCATGAAACCAGCCACAGCTGAGGCCATGCAGTGACGGGCGTTGGGATCGATATTGTTGGAGCGCAGGCCTGCCTTGTGGAACTTGGCAGCGGCATACCCTTCCCAGATGGTCCATTGACCGGAGCCGAACATGGCCACCGAGGTGGGACCCTTTTTCTTGATGGCGGCTTTGTATTTTTCAGCCATCAGCTTGAAAGCGGCATCCCAGGAGATGGGGCCAAATTTCCCATCCTTGGCAAACTTGCCATCTTTCATACGCAGCATGGGCTGAACCACCCGGTCGCTGCCGTACATGATCTTCGAGAGGAAATAGCCCTTGATGCAGTTGAGACCCCGATTGACCGGTGCGTCCGGATCACCCTGGGTACCCACGACCTTGTCATTTTTTACACCTACCAGAACGCTGCAACCCGTACCGCAAAAACGGCAAGGGGCTTTGTCCCAGCGCACATCACCATGGCCGTCGGCCATGGCTGTTACCGGATTGAGTTCCACACCGGCCGCCGCTGCTGTGGCCGCCACTGCGGAGGACTTGATAAATTTCCTGCGAGTTAGATTCATGCTTTAAGTCTCCTCCCTTGCTGTTGACATCCCGAACAAATTTTTATTGATCTCCGTATAGTCACTGCCGGTCGCCAGACCGGTTTTTCCACTTTTTTAAAACGCCTCACCTTCCAGTTGATTCCGACCTCTCAGCCTCCTTGGGTCAGATCACGGCCATTTCTTCGACCGGGGAGACGCTTCAGCGCTGAGACTCCTTTTTCTTCTGCTCTTCCCGCTCGCTGGTCTCATCGTTCTCTTCCTTGACCTGCAACGCCTTGATCACATTATCGGTGAGCTTCATCTGTGCCGCCCGCTCATCGGATTCTTCCTCAAAATAGTGGTAGACCATCGCCGCTGAAATCACCCCGGAGGTGTGGTGCAGATTGCTGATGAGCCGGGCTTGGGTCCCCATCCCCGTGCTTTCGTAGGTGATGATGATTTTACCGTTGTCGAGCACCTCATGAACCTCGATGCCCTCCTGCTCACCCAGATTTTCGGCCACCTCATGCTGTCGACCGGGTTTGGCGTAAACCAGAATGCCGCTGATATTCATGATGCAAAACCTCGGGATCGATTCAGGGTGGAATGGGCAGAGGAATCCTGGCAGTTACCAGGGAGCAGTCCGGACGGTGTGACAGGGGTGTTCGATGGGGGGGGTAGGTCGGTTGGTTCGAAACAATAGATCCCAGAGCCGGATGGCATCCTGGTGGATAAAACAGGGTGGTGTCCGTGGTGCGTCAAGAGGTTCGAGCCAAGGTTCATCGTCATCCGTTCAATCCGATCCTAGGCGGCATGGGCCTTCGCCTCCGTTGCCATGGTGATGGCGTTGGTGGGGCAGGCTGCAACACAGGCCCCACATCCGCTACAGCTTGCCAGATGGACTTCCGGCAGCTCAGCCGCCCCCAGACGGGGTTTGAAGCGCAAGGAGCGGGGCTCACAACAATCTCCGCAAGCCCGGCAAAACACCCCTTTGTGGGCCAAACAGCCGCTGCCGATATTCGCCTTGATGTACCAAGGTGGGGCACTCTCCCCGGCTGGCGGCGCCAGCAACGCCCCGTCCTGGCAGATTTCCAGACATTTTTTGCAAAAAGTACACTCTCCCCGGCTGAAATCGACCTGGGGAAAACCGGCCCGATCCAGGGTGAGAATCCCCTCAGGACAGCTTTTTATACAGTCGCCACATCGGGAGCAGAGCGTCGTAAAGCGGGAATCGGAAACATGCCACGGCGGGCGGGTGGGAGGCGTTCCCCGAAAAAGGAGGTTTCTTCTGGAGATGGCCTGCGGCATTGTTGTCCGGTTGGCAGGGGGTGGAGTCATTCATTTTGGATGGCTGGTAACAGCCGATCCGTCCTTTACCTAAAATGGTACGTGCATCCGGCGCGGCTCTCCATGATTCACCATGGCAACCCTGAGCCCGATGATGGTTCGGTACGACCTGTCTCAGCCGATCCGAATCCCTCCCCTCCCCCTTTGTGTCCGGTAATGATCCCAGCCTGAAAAAAACCAAGCTTGGGTGGCTCCCAGCTGCTTTTGACGGCAACCTGGAACATTCACCGCTACCTCTACCTGACATTTTGCGAGACTAACGGAAAAAAGGCACGGGTTCTATATCAGAAAATGTAAATTTTTTGTAACTGCACGTAAACAAAAGAAAAAAACGTTTGTATTCACTGATATTTATCAATCTTAGGCTGGGATGATGCACCCAAAAAACATTTTCAAAATTGATCGGCGTTAATTTTTTGCCGTTATCCATTTTTTCTGTCCGCAAAGCGCTGGCGCTTGTAAAGATGGCTGGTCATCTCTCGAAAAACAACCCGTCTGCGCACTGGCAATGATATTAATTCTCAATACGCTCCGATTTCTTTTCAATCAGCACAATTTCGAAAAGTCCCCCTGAAAAACAGTGATGCCGAAAGAAGGCAGCTCCCCAAAAAAAAGCGACTGCCAAATCTGTTTTTGATTGGTGCTACATTCCAGACAGGAAAAAAGATCGGCACTCAAGGAAGGAAGGGAGAGACAGGGAAGGGAAAAGCTGGGCGGGAGAGAGACCATCAGGAGAGGACTCTTGACGGTAATGATGTGCTTCCATCGCACCTCCCTCTCACAGGAAGGTGCTGCTCTTTTCAGCCAAATTCCCGATAGAGCAGACGAAACGATAAAACCGACGGAACCCAATCGCTTCGTCAGCCAACGCATTGGCTTGGGACCATGCCCACAGCAAGCATAGCCCCCCAAACCATAAAATGGTTCCGTCAGCCGAAACCCGGGTCCAAACCCAGGCTGGTTTCACCACAAAAACCGGATGCCTGGAAACATTACAACTGTTGCAAAAAGAGAATGATCTGCCAAATTTGCCGGGTGGTGAGTCTCTCCTTATAGGCTGGCATATCCGATCCCAAAGGTATCCCACCCTCGGCAATGCTCCAAAACAGATACCCCCCTTCATCCCCGATCCCACGACCGATGAACGCCAGGCGGGCTGGGGGTGGGGAGAGTGTGGCGGAGTGATAGCCGAAACCAAAGCCGTCCGCGCCATGGCATTCAGCACAAAACTGCCGATAGAGATCCCCTCCAGCCACGATATGGCCACGGGTGGCTGGGTACGGATTGGTAACAAACAGATAATCAGCCGGTTGCCCTTCGGCATAATAGTCCCGTCGATAGCTGTACCAGTCCCGCTCCTCCTGGGCAGAAGGGGCCGCCAAGACCAACGGCTCCCAACCCCCGGTCACAAGGCCTGCCGTGACCCAAAAAACCACCACAGCCACAACGCCCACCCCCCTTTTCAACCAGGATGGTGCCCCAGGCTCTCCCCGAACTCTTTCTGTTATTTCCTGCCGCTGATTCATAGCCCCCTCCAGGCTTTATTTTACGGACCTTTTACTTCTGTTGGACACCCTTTTTCGGTTAAAAAATCCCGGATAAACGAGACTGTCCACGCCCCATTTTCAGATATCCATCACGCCCCAAACCCCTCCTGTTCCAGGCCCGGACCAAAAGCAGACACACCCCAAAACAGCACTTCTTTCAGCAACCACCCTCTCCATTTGATATAATAATTGAATGATTACGTGCACCTCTTTCGGGAAGAGGGAGCCCCCTCAACCCGGGAAAAAGTGTAAACTATTTTTTTGACATCTCCCAATCCCTCGGTTATCTCTAGGATTTCCAGCCATACCTGGGACCGGATAGCCAGCGAACAAGAGATGCTGGACGATCAGCGCGTCCCGGGAAATCTACCATGCGTGAGCCCATGGATATTCATCAACGATTAATCAGACTGAAATCCAACCTGGAGCGTGTCAACCGGGCCTGGACCCATGACGACTATGACCAGCTGATGGGTTTTTTCGTCGATATTTTTCCCCAACTCATCGGTGGCCAGCGCTGTTCCATTTTCATCGCCGACCGGGATAGCGAAGAGGTGTGGCTGAAGTTTGGCACCAACCTCACGGAAAAACAGATCAAGGCCCCCAGAACCGGTTCCATCGTCGGCAAATCCATCAGCACCGGACGGGTCATCATCCAAAACAATCTCGACACCCAGGAGGGATATCACTCCGTCACCGACCGCAAGACCGAATTCGTCACCCGCGACCTGATCTGCGTGCCCATCAAAAGCCTCTTCGATGACACCTATATCGGTGCGGTGGAGGTTCTCAACAAGATTTCCGGTGAATCATTTTCCCAGACCGACGCCAAACTCCTGCAAAGAGCGGTCAAATATCTCTCCCTGGCCATCGAAAGCAACTCCGTCTCCGAAAGAATTTCCACCATTTCCCAGCAGGTGGAAGAGGATATCGAAAAATCCGGGGAGGATCTTTTCGGCTCCAACCGGGTAATCGCGGAGAGCGATGGCATGCGCAAGGTGATCCAAATCACCCAGCAGGTGGGTGCGCTACCGGTCAATATTTTTATCTCCGGAGAGAGCGGCACCGGCAAGGAAGTGATCGCCCGGATGGCCCATCATATGGGGGATAAGAGGGGACGCCCGTTCGTCGCTGTCAACTGCTCCTCCATCCCGGAACAGCTGATGGAGAGTGAATTTTTCGGTCACGAAAAAGGGGCTTTCACCGGCGCGATGAACAGCCGTCAGGGCCGTTTTGAAGAGGCTGAAGGAGGCACCCTGTTTTTGGACGAAATTGCCGACATGCCCGCCTCCATTCAACCTAAATTTTTACGGATTCTGCAAGAGATGGAAGGCGCCCGGCTCGGAGGCAACCGAGTCCGTAAATATAACTTTCGCCTGATCAGCGCCACCTCCCGGGATCTGCGGGGAGAGGTGGAAAAGGGTAAGTTCAGAGAAGATCTTTTCTTCCGCCTTTTCGCTGTGGATATCGACATCCCCCCCTTGCGGGAGCGGCGGGACGATATTCTACCCCTGGCGTTGATGTTCTTGCGGCGAACCAACGAAAAATTTGAAAAACGGGTGGCAGGCTTTTCCCTGGAAACCCTGCAACTCTTCGAGTCCTATTATTGGCCCGGCAACGTCCGCCAGCTGCAACACGAAGTGGAACGCCTGGTGGCGCTGACACCAAACAATGAAACCATCTCCCCGGAAAGCTGCTCCCAAAAGCTCCTGCCCAGCATGAGCAAAACCAACGAACCCACCTTCGACACCCTCTCCCTGCCGACCCAACGGAAAAACCTGGAAATCCAGCTCATCAAAAAAGCCCTGAAACGGGCTCGGGGCAATAAAATCAAAGCGGCCCAGATGCTGGAAATCACCCGGCAATCCCTGCACAACAAAATCCGCCAATACCAGCTGGAAATGGCCTGATTACCCTACCCCGGGTTGAATCTCACTTCAACCCGGGAAATGGCGGAAGCCACCCTCCTCTCACCCTGTTTTCTGGACAAACCTTTCCCACATAATGCCCCCAGAACCCACTTCCATGCCCTATCCGCTCAAACCAAGCCGTTATTTTTACCCTTATTAAACAATAGATTCAGCTTGACACCCCGCTCACCAAGCCACTATTTATTTTCCGAATACACCCCATGAGTTTGATATTGACAAAAACGGTACAAGACGTTACATTAGAAAAACACATTGTAACGTTAAGTTAATTTTTCTCCATCCTGGTGGAATATTTTTTACTAGAGATGGCCATGGAATCCATACGCTGCCAAGGGGCAACCAATGGAAAACCGCATCATTTCTCAATCTCAATCTCGATTCCAACCGCACACGCCATTCATCGCCCCCCAAGCGACCTCAGAGCGGCGCTGTGGCCAGGAACGTCGGAAAGACTCCTTCGTCTTTCGGGATGAGGAAACCGAGCGCCGGGGATTTTTTCAGCGGCGTCAGCACAGTCGGCACGCCTAAAAGCTTCACGCTGAACCCTGCCTCATCCATATAATGTATCGACCATCCCCCGAGAGTCTGAAACGAGGGCCGCTCATGTTTTTTTTGTGGCCTCTCATTCCCTCACCAAGGGGGTAAAAGTCGCCGAAAGCCGTGTAACAGAACCACTATAAAAAACAGAAAATTGCGCAGGGGCAGGAACAAAAAGCCCCCACTCGATGGAAACCTCTCCTCTCTACCAACCAACCTCCCGGCAAGCACCCGAGCCACCCCCCGCATCCAGACCACACTCCTTGGCCACTCCCACACCTCGTCAAGCCACTTTTCAGGAATGCCCTCCTCCCCCACACCCGCACCGAGAATTCCCCCCAGGATGGCTGCGGTCGTATCCGTATCCCCTCCCAAAGCGATGATTTCTCGAATGCCTCGCGGATAATCCCCGGGAAAACGCAGCCAAATCTGCAACACCACCGGCACGGTATGGAGGATGTAACCACTCACCCCTTTGTCACACCCCAGGCTCTTGGCAAAATGATGGGGCGCCTCCCCCCTCCCGGCACTCTCAACCGCCCCTCTGACCGCTTCCAGAAACGTGTCGGCGCCACTCCCCCGGAGCACCCCCGTCAGTTGGGCCAGATAATCCTCTCCGGAAACACTCCCCCCGGAACGAAAGGCCATTGCCGCCGCCAGCGCCACCGCCAAGGCTCCCTGCTCTGCCAGGGGATCGGTGTGGGTCACCCGGGTGGAGCGTCGCACCAGATCCCGAAGGGTGTCGATATTTTCCCCGTAAGCGACCCCCAAAATCGGCGCCCGCATGGCCGGACCGTTGCCAGCGGAAAAAACCCCGCTTTTCACCGGTGAAAACCCCAGCCAAAGCTTGATGATCGCCTTCCCTGTGGCCATCCCCACCCCGGCTGGCAGCCCCATGAGCCAAAATCGCAGCCGCCACCCCAAACTCCGGGAAAA from Magnetococcales bacterium encodes the following:
- the napA gene encoding nitrate reductase catalytic subunit NapA — its product is MNLTRRKFIKSSAVAATAAAAGVELNPVTAMADGHGDVRWDKAPCRFCGTGCSVLVGVKNDKVVGTQGDPDAPVNRGLNCIKGYFLSKIMYGSDRVVQPMLRMKDGKFAKDGKFGPISWDAAFKLMAEKYKAAIKKKGPTSVAMFGSGQWTIWEGYAAAKFHKAGLRSNNIDPNARHCMASAVAGFMRAFGIDEPMGCYDDLEHADAFVLWGANMAEMHPILFSRLTDTKLTKGAKLVNLTTLTNRVTDLADLEMVFKPQTDLAIANCIANYIVQSGAVNSDFVNKHVNLRLANTDIGYGLRPDHPLEKAAKNSSPRKAQVGSQPIDMDAYAKFLSTYTFEHTAEISGVPKEKLEELAKMYADPKLKIVSYWTMGMNQHTRGSWMNGLVYNIHLLTGKISQPGNGPFSLTGQPSACGTAREVGTFAHRLPADLVVMKEPHRKFAEKVWKLPSGTIPGKPGTHAVAMMRALEDKKVNVLWVQCANPFQDFANLNPWLKGARDPENFVITTDPYPTVSAQASDLVLPTAMWTEKEGAYGNAERRTQFWRQQVSAPGEAKSDLWQIVEFSKYLKVEDVWTEDLIKQMPEYRGKTLYDVLYRNGQVDRFPATKVTDSAGNTYQNDEMEHFGFYIQKGLFEEYRRFSSDGPKKGHELAPFDDYHKARGMRWPVIDGKETLWRFKEGYDPHVEKGSDFQFYGKPDKKAWIIAAPYEPPPEMPDKEYDLWLCTGRVLEHWHSGSMTGRVPELYRAFPDALVEMHPDDAKKRGLKRGDKVKVVSRRGEVTTRVETRGRNRPPVGLIYVPWFDARVLINKVTLDATCPISKETDYKKCAVKLVKV
- a CDS encoding chaperone NapD; translated protein: MNISGILVYAKPGRQHEVAENLGEQEGIEVHEVLDNGKIIITYESTGMGTQARLISNLHHTSGVISAAMVYHYFEEESDERAAQMKLTDNVIKALQVKEENDETSEREEQKKKESQR
- the napF gene encoding ferredoxin-type protein NapF, whose product is MPQAISRRNLLFRGTPPTRPPWHVSDSRFTTLCSRCGDCIKSCPEGILTLDRAGFPQVDFSRGECTFCKKCLEICQDGALLAPPAGESAPPWYIKANIGSGCLAHKGVFCRACGDCCEPRSLRFKPRLGAAELPEVHLASCSGCGACVAACPTNAITMATEAKAHAA
- a CDS encoding cytochrome c translates to MNQRQEITERVRGEPGAPSWLKRGVGVVAVVVFWVTAGLVTGGWEPLVLAAPSAQEERDWYSYRRDYYAEGQPADYLFVTNPYPATRGHIVAGGDLYRQFCAECHGADGFGFGYHSATLSPPPARLAFIGRGIGDEGGYLFWSIAEGGIPLGSDMPAYKERLTTRQIWQIILFLQQL
- a CDS encoding sigma-54-dependent Fis family transcriptional regulator, with amino-acid sequence MREPMDIHQRLIRLKSNLERVNRAWTHDDYDQLMGFFVDIFPQLIGGQRCSIFIADRDSEEVWLKFGTNLTEKQIKAPRTGSIVGKSISTGRVIIQNNLDTQEGYHSVTDRKTEFVTRDLICVPIKSLFDDTYIGAVEVLNKISGESFSQTDAKLLQRAVKYLSLAIESNSVSERISTISQQVEEDIEKSGEDLFGSNRVIAESDGMRKVIQITQQVGALPVNIFISGESGTGKEVIARMAHHMGDKRGRPFVAVNCSSIPEQLMESEFFGHEKGAFTGAMNSRQGRFEEAEGGTLFLDEIADMPASIQPKFLRILQEMEGARLGGNRVRKYNFRLISATSRDLRGEVEKGKFREDLFFRLFAVDIDIPPLRERRDDILPLALMFLRRTNEKFEKRVAGFSLETLQLFESYYWPGNVRQLQHEVERLVALTPNNETISPESCSQKLLPSMSKTNEPTFDTLSLPTQRKNLEIQLIKKALKRARGNKIKAAQMLEITRQSLHNKIRQYQLEMA
- a CDS encoding ADP-ribosylglycohydrolase family protein produces the protein MGETDRGKGDSAGLSAAITGSLLGLAVGDAMGLPWEGISRGRQTRFKPDHDGYRFLFGKGFCSDDTEHACMTAMALIRSQGEGDRFSRSLGWRLRFWLMGLPAGVGMATGKAIIKLWLGFSPVKSGVFSAGNGPAMRAPILGVAYGENIDTLRDLVRRSTRVTHTDPLAEQGALAVALAAAMAFRSGGSVSGEDYLAQLTGVLRGSGADTFLEAVRGAVESAGRGEAPHHFAKSLGCDKGVSGYILHTVPVVLQIWLRFPGDYPRGIREIIALGGDTDTTAAILGGILGAGVGEEGIPEKWLDEVWEWPRSVVWMRGVARVLAGRLVGREERFPSSGGFLFLPLRNFLFFIVVLLHGFRRLLPPW